The proteins below are encoded in one region of Mobula hypostoma chromosome 5 unlocalized genomic scaffold, sMobHyp1.1 SUPER_5_unloc_4, whole genome shotgun sequence:
- the LOC134341127 gene encoding procollagen C-endopeptidase enhancer 2-like has product MEKQVFLLGVFLHLATAQRTDNTTRPVFPCGGQLSGNQGHVASESFPAAYPPNSNCSWTITVSPGQVVHLSFRHLDLESNPTCRYDHVSIYNGQSPSAERLGRFCGTIRPGALVSTGNTIHIVMESDSDSAGKGFLAVYTAGLPPTTESQFCGGKLVKPQGSFTTPNWPDKTYPTGITCTWHIVARPHQYVELNFEKFAIEDDTYCRYDYVTIYNGDRSEEGQRLGRFCGSTLPGSITSEGSELLVQFVSDLSVTADGFLAKYDVRQRNGVALQPEPTSPPTTTTTTKAPRRKGHPKGTMCQTKCRRQGTLQSNFCASDFVISGKVVSLSPLGQGLQATISIIHTYKTGSLAMREVQGKTLAKMLLVCRRCPNLKKGVRYTLMGIVDAQGRGRIPPNSFFLIYKPQQHQVLTKLTKRRC; this is encoded by the exons ATGGAGAAGCAAGTGTTCCTGCTCGGGGTCTTCCTGCATCTGGCCACTGCCCAGCGGACTGACAACACCACCAG GCCAGTGTTCCCCTGTGGGGGACAATTATCCGGCAACCAGGGCCACGTGGCGAGTGAGTCATTCCCTGCAGCATATCCCCCCAACAGTAACTGCTCCTGGACCATCACG GTTTCCCCAGGACAGGTGGTTCACCTGTCGTTCCGTCACCTGGACCTTGAGTCGAACCCCACCTGCCGCTACGACCACGTCAGCATTTACAACGGACAGTCACCATCGGCTGAGAGACTGGGCCGGTTCTGTGGGACCATCCGGCCAGGAGCCCTCGTCTCCACTGGAAACACCATCCATATCGTCATGGAGTCCGACAGTGACTCCGCCGGGAAGGGCTTCCTCGCCGTGTACACAGCTGGACTACCACCCACTACAG AGAGCCAGTTCTGCGGGGGGAAGCTGGTCAAACCTCAGGGGTCCTTCACGACCCCCAACTGGCCGGACAAAACATATCCCACTGGCATCACCTGTACCTGGCACATCGTTGCCCGGCCCCATCAG taTGTGGAGCTGAATTTTGAGAAGTTTGCGATTGAAGATGACACTTACTGTCGCTACGATTATGTCACTATCTACAACGGGGACAGAAGCGAGGAGGGACAACGGCTGGGCCGGTTCTGTGGAAGCACCCTGCCTGG TTCCATCACATCTGAGGGGAGCGAGCTGCTGGTCCAATTTGTGTCAGACCTGAGTGTCACGGCCGATGGGTTTTTGGCAAAGTACGACGTGAGGCAAAGGAACGGCGTGGCCTTGCAACCAGAAccaacctccccccccaccaccaccaccaccaccaaggcACCCAGGAGAAAAG GTCACCCCAAAGGCACCATGTGTCAAACCAAATGTCGGCGCCAAGGGACCCTCCAGAGCAACTTCTGTGCCAGTGACTTCG tgATCTCCGGGAAGGTAGTGAGCCTCAGCCCTCTAGGGCAGGGTCTACAGGCCACCATCTCTATCATCCACACCTACAAGACGGGCAGCTTGGCGATGCGGGAGGTGCAGGGCAAGACACTGGCCAAGATGCTGCTGGTCTGTCGGAGATGTCCCAACCTGAAGAAAG GTGTCAGGTACACCCTGATGGGTATTGTGGATGCCCAGGGTCGAGGACGGATCCCcccgaacagcttcttcctgatcTACAAACCACAGCAGCACCAAGTGCTGACCAAACTCACCAAGCGCCGGTGCTGA